The following coding sequences lie in one Lolium perenne isolate Kyuss_39 chromosome 2, Kyuss_2.0, whole genome shotgun sequence genomic window:
- the LOC127331941 gene encoding peroxidase 2 yields the protein MASRVAILVSCALLLAATWQGAVAAPRLRVGYYQKKCPAAEYIVKGVVGKALKQNPGLGAGIIRMAFHDCFVQGCDASVLLDPTAANPRPEKLGAPNFPSLRGFEVIDDAKAALERFCPGVVSCADVIAFAARDSAYFLSNYRINYQIPSGRFDGSISLETDTFAFLPPPFFNHSQLVASFKAKNMNEDDLVVLSGAHSIGLSHCSSFTDRLPPNPSTINPALSTLLQSKCPVSPNFTNDPTVDQDMVTPNLLDNQYYKNIRKRNVLFTSDAALVTSPLSARKVYQNALFPEVWEKKFERAMVKMSAIELKTAANGEIRKNCRVVNN from the exons ATGGCTAGCAGGGTTGCGATCTTGGTGTCGTGTGCGCTGCTCTTGGCGGCGACATGGCAGGGTGCGGTGGCGGCACCTCGGCTGAGGGTCGGGTACTACCAAAAGAAGTGCCCGGCGGCGGAGTATATCGTTAAGGGGGTCGTCGGCAAGGCCCTCAAACAGAACCCCGGCCTCGGCGCCGGCATCATCCGCATGGCCTTCCACGACTGCTTCGTTCAG GGCTGTGACGCGTCGGTGCTGCTGGACCCGACGGCGGCGAACCCTCGGCCGGAGAAGCTCGGCGCGCCCAACTTCCCCAGCCTGCGCGGCTTCGAGGTGATCGACGACGCTAAGGCGGCGCTCGAGAGGTTCTGCCCAGGAGTCGTCTCCTGCGCCGACGTTATCGCGTTCGCGGCCCGCGACTCCGCCTACTTCCTCAGCAACTACCGCATCAACTACCAAATTCCATCGGGGCGGTTCGACGGGAGCATCTCGCTCGAGACCGACACGTTCGCCTTCCTACCCCCGCCATTCTTCAACCACTCGCAGCTCGTCGCCAGCTTCAAGGCCAAGAACATGAACGAGGACGACCTCGTGGTGCTCTCCGGCGCGCACTCCATCGGCCTCTCGCACTGCTCCTCCTTCACCGACCGCCTCCCCCCGAACCCCTCCACCATCAACCCTGCTCTCTCCACCCTGCTGCAGAGCAAGTGCCCCGTGAGCCCAAATTTCACTAATGACCCCACGGTGGATCAGGACATGGTGACACCAAACCTATTGGACAACCAGTACTACAAGAACATACGGAAACGCAATGTTCTCTTCACCTCTGACGCGGCGCTGGTAACATCGCCCCTGTCGGCGAGGAAGGTGTATCAGAACGCTTTGTTCCCCGAGGTGTGGGAAAAGAAGTTCGAAAGGGCGATGGTCAAGATGTCAGCTATCGAGCTCAAGACCGCTGCCAACGGCGAGATCAGAAAGAACTGCAGGGTTGTCAACAATTAG
- the LOC127328401 gene encoding uncharacterized protein: MCVDGTFLTGRYKGQILTAIGVDGNNRCVPLAFAFVESENTASWLWFFRQLKKSIVKDRENVCVLHDRHAGILAAIKTLVEAGPDEETPWQDMQSRWCMRHLGANFFSQFRSKGLMNLFKKLCKQNQECKYTFLRGKLDEFTKDHVRDRLAARAALVAAHAAAVYTGTQVPVGPEPDPIGLCDLPGFDPPNTRRRPGRRIKNFAEWIEHEPLERWSLLHDTHGARYGVMTTNLAESYNFVLRGNRALPLTALVEGILYGTMNYFKERRELALKHMLENPNTPYCKAIMEYMDVKMEKGMSHTVLAIGNQERRFEVRLPTDKFGCVNAVRTHELPDN, from the exons ATGTGTGTAGATGGAACTTTTCTAACTGGGAGGTACAAGGGACAGATTCTGACAGCAATTGGAGTGGATGGCAACAATCGATGTGTGCCTCTCGCATTTGCATTTGTTGAGAGCGAGAACACTGctagctggttatggttcttCAGGCAGTTAAAAAAATCGATAGTGAAAGATCGCGAAAATGTGTGCGTGCTACATGACAGGCATGCAGGTATACTTGCGGCTATCAAGACTCTGGTAGAAGCCGGACCTGATGAAGAGACGCCATGGCAGGATATGCAGAGTAGGTGGTGCATGCGCCACCTGGGGGCCAATTTCTTCTCGCAGTTTAGGAGCAAGGGTCTTATGAATCTGTTCAAGAAGTTGTGCAAGCAGAATCAAGAATGCAAGTACACTTTTCTCCGCGGCAAGCTGGATGAGTTCACTAAGGACCATGTGCGGGACAGGTTAGCCGCCCGAGCTGCATTAGTAGCAGCTCATGCAGCAGCTGTGTACACAGGTACACAGGTTCCAGTAGGTCCCGAGCCAGATCCTATTGGGCTATGTGACCTGCCTGGATTTGACCCACCCAATACTAGAAGGAGGCCTGGACGACGGATTAAAAATTTTGcagagtggatagagcacgaGCCATTAGAAAGGTGGTCTTTGCTGCATGACACACATGGAGCTAGGTATGGTGTGATGACTACCAACCTAGCTGAGTCATACAACTTCGTGCTTAGGGGAAATAGGGCATTGCCGCTGACAGCCCTTGTGGAGGGTATTTTATATGGCACTATGAATTATTTCAAAGAGAGACGGGAGTTGGCTTTGAAGCATATGCTTGAGAATCCAAACACTCCTTACTGTAAGGCCATTATGGAATATATGGATGTCAAGATGGAGAAGGGTATGTCACacactgttctggccatcggtaaTCAGGAAAGGAGGTTTGAGGTGCGCTTACCAACCGACAAGTTTGGTTGTGTGAATGCGGTGAGAACACATGAG CTACCAGACAACTAG
- the LOC127331942 gene encoding serine/threonine-protein phosphatase 7 long form homolog — translation MAARPLLDPVIDQKHRASHLESDPQSIDPLQTRTPKKNWMIHPQWEDRLKWAGLLPFARLVEARENVSRLNYDATLITCLVDRWRPETHTFHFRWGEMAPTLEDVSMLLGLPLAGEPIGPLEEPVGWMHSMDARFVGVREGVGPISFEAHGPRQAWLHEFQIEQFGYPDVPMTAAQITRSLEAYLMWLLGKTMFTDNHGNTISARYIPIAQEIAEATEAEDITQRSWGSAVLAATYRGMCKGCQLTSHGSGIVGCPLLLQLWSWTRFPVGRPDIGARSWPPDELYDADRIDMPTFGSIWTSRKRHFGHNQLRNCYPAFTEQFDLLLESDVSWEPYSEDHRDETYPGGISLMCTRDWAYWMTKAKIIFDIFVEEMSQQRVMRQFGMRQLIEPPPPTVPLPPRVHA, via the exons ATGGCGGCCCGCCCGTTGCTCGATCCAGTGATTGATCAGAAACATCGTGCATCGCACTTGGAGTCCGACCCGCAGAGCATCGACCCACTGCAGACCCGTACTCCAAAGAAGAACTGGATGATACACCCTCAGTGGGAAGACAG gttgaaGTGGGCTGGACTACTACCTTTCGCTCGATTAGTGGAGGCCCGAGAGAACGTTTCGCGTCTGAACTACGATGCTACTTTGATCACCTGCTTAGTGGATCGATGGAGGCCCGAGACCCACACCTTCCACTTTCGCTGGGGTGAGATGGCTCCTACTCTAGAGGACGTGTCTATGTTGCTGGGCCTTCCGTTGGCTGGTGAGCCCATCGGCCCATTGGAGGAACCCGTGGGATGGATGCACAGCATGGATGCACGTTTCGTTGGTGTTCGCGAGGGCGTTGGGCCTATCTCTTTTGAGGCTCACGGCCCTCGTCAGGCGTGGCTACACGAGTTCCAG ATCGAGCAGTTCGGATACCCCGATGTACCGATGACTGCGGCCCAGATCACTCGCAGCTTGGAGGCGTACCTCATGTGGCTACTCGGGAAGACGATGTTCACGGACAATCACGGGAACACGATCAGTGCGCGGTACATCCCTATAGCTCAGGAGATAGCAGAGGCCACAGAAGCAGAGGACATCACACAGAGGAGCTGGGGTTCTGCGGTCTTAGCCGCTACGTACCGAGGTATGTGTAAGGGTTGCCAGCTCACCTCGCATGGTTCTGGAATCGTTGGTTGCCCCCTCCTATTGCAGCTCTGGTCCTGGACGAGGTTTCCCGTCGGCCGCCCTGATATTGGTGCTAGGTCTTGGCCGCCAGACGAGTTGTATGACGCGGATCGCATCGACATGCCGACGTTTGGTTCTATATGGACATCGCGGAAG AGACATTTTGGGCATAATCAGCTGCGGAATTGCTACCCAGCATTCACAGAGCAGTTTGACCTACTACTGGAGAGCGATGTTAGTTGGGAGCCATACAGTGAGGACCACCGCGACGAGACATACCCAGGCGGTATATCGTTGATGTGTACCAGAGATTGGGCCTACTGGATGACGAAGGCGAAGATCATCTTCGATATCTTCGTGGAGGAGATGTCGCAGCAGAGGGTCATGAGACAGTTTGGAATGCGTCAGTTGATCGAGCCACCACCTCCCACAGTTCCACtaccaccacgcgtccacgcgtGA